One genomic segment of Salinibacter grassmerensis includes these proteins:
- a CDS encoding trans-sulfuration enzyme family protein: MDLDPETTLSLAGQDLDDTFNSVIPPLYQSAIFQFEDVGETKGYDYTRSGNPTRAALEDTLSDLDSGAGAVACATGMAAVSTVTSLFDAGAHLICAHDCYGGTERLFSCLGDQDKLSVSYEDLSDRDALADAVRPETEALWVETPSNPLLRIVDLEALSTFADAHDLLLIVDNTFLSPLLQRPIDYGADLVVYSTTKYLNGHSDVVGGAIIARTEALANKVDFMANAHGTVAAPFDSWLVLRGAKTLPVRMRQHETNARAIAHFLDEHPAVQHVCYPGLHDHPGHEIARAQQNGYGGMVSFFVDDAQVDVEELLRATEVFALAESLGGVESLIEHPATMSHASMAPEQRDEAGITDSLIRLSVGIESTDDLRADLSRALTAASTEASATEHDAPVSTEA; encoded by the coding sequence ATGGATCTGGACCCGGAAACCACACTCTCCCTCGCTGGGCAGGACCTCGACGACACGTTTAATAGCGTCATACCTCCCCTCTACCAGTCGGCCATCTTTCAGTTCGAAGATGTCGGCGAGACGAAGGGGTACGACTATACCCGCAGCGGCAATCCGACGCGGGCGGCCCTGGAGGATACGCTGTCCGACCTCGACAGCGGGGCCGGCGCTGTGGCCTGCGCGACCGGCATGGCCGCCGTGTCGACCGTCACATCGCTCTTCGACGCCGGTGCACACCTAATCTGTGCGCACGACTGCTACGGCGGCACGGAGCGCCTCTTTTCTTGTCTCGGCGACCAGGACAAACTTTCCGTCTCGTACGAGGATCTCTCGGATCGCGACGCCCTGGCCGACGCCGTGCGGCCCGAAACGGAGGCCTTGTGGGTGGAGACACCTTCAAATCCCCTCCTCCGCATCGTCGACCTGGAGGCCCTTTCCACATTTGCCGACGCGCACGACCTGCTCCTCATCGTCGACAACACCTTTCTCTCCCCACTCCTGCAACGGCCCATCGACTACGGGGCCGATCTCGTGGTGTACTCGACGACGAAGTATCTGAACGGCCACTCCGACGTGGTCGGCGGCGCCATCATTGCCCGCACAGAGGCCCTGGCCAACAAAGTCGACTTCATGGCCAATGCGCACGGCACCGTTGCCGCACCGTTCGACAGTTGGCTTGTCCTCCGCGGGGCCAAGACCCTCCCGGTTCGGATGCGTCAGCACGAAACCAACGCACGGGCCATCGCGCACTTCTTGGACGAGCATCCGGCCGTGCAGCACGTCTGCTATCCCGGCCTCCACGACCATCCCGGCCACGAGATTGCACGTGCGCAGCAAAACGGCTACGGCGGCATGGTCTCCTTCTTCGTCGATGACGCGCAAGTGGACGTCGAAGAGCTGCTCCGCGCGACTGAGGTCTTTGCCCTGGCCGAATCTCTGGGGGGCGTCGAGTCGCTCATCGAGCACCCGGCCACCATGAGCCACGCCTCCATGGCCCCGGAGCAGCGGGACGAGGCGGGCATTACGGACAGCCTCATCCGTCTCTCCGTCGGCATCGAGTCGACCGACGACCTGCGGGCGGACCTGAGTCGGGCCCTGACGGCGGCGAGCACCGAGGCGTCAGCAACGGAGCACGACGCACCCGTCTCCACGGAGGCCTGA
- the rpmE gene encoding 50S ribosomal protein L31, which translates to MQNDLHPEYSEVTIQLADGTEITTRSTMETDSYETEVDSTNHPFYTGRRQFVDTAGRVEKFNRRYGLNDDEEGEDEETEDAADE; encoded by the coding sequence ATGCAAAACGATCTGCACCCCGAGTACAGCGAAGTGACCATCCAACTCGCGGATGGCACTGAAATCACGACCCGGTCCACGATGGAGACCGACTCGTACGAGACCGAAGTCGACTCGACGAACCACCCCTTCTACACGGGCCGTCGTCAGTTCGTCGACACCGCCGGCCGCGTCGAGAAGTTCAATCGCCGGTACGGGCTCAACGATGACGAGGAGGGGGAGGATGAGGAGACGGAGGACGCTGCCGACGAATAG